In Flavobacterium okayamense, a single window of DNA contains:
- a CDS encoding SDR family NAD(P)-dependent oxidoreductase — protein sequence MENKKIIITGTSRGIGFELALLFANAGHQVLAISRKTKNELIEHQNITCLTIDISNSNEIKQVEKFINESWQNKVDIVIHNAGLLVNRPFEHLTTEDFEKVYKVNVFAVAELTQICIPFMQKGSHVVTISSMGGIQGSMKFPGLAAYSSSKGAVITLSELLAEEYKEKGIAFNVLALGAVNTEMLQEAFPGYEAPLSPKEMADYIFDFSLNGNKYYNGKVLQVSSSTP from the coding sequence ATGGAAAATAAGAAAATCATTATTACAGGAACTTCAAGAGGAATTGGTTTTGAACTAGCTTTATTGTTTGCTAATGCTGGACATCAAGTACTAGCTATATCAAGAAAAACAAAAAATGAATTGATCGAACATCAAAATATTACATGTTTAACTATTGATATATCCAATTCAAATGAAATAAAGCAGGTTGAGAAGTTTATCAACGAATCATGGCAAAACAAAGTAGATATTGTGATTCATAATGCGGGCTTATTAGTAAACCGTCCTTTTGAACATCTAACTACAGAAGATTTTGAAAAAGTATATAAAGTAAATGTTTTTGCTGTAGCCGAATTAACCCAAATTTGTATTCCGTTTATGCAAAAAGGAAGTCATGTGGTAACAATTAGTTCGATGGGAGGTATTCAAGGTAGCATGAAATTTCCGGGTTTAGCGGCGTATTCATCAAGTAAAGGAGCTGTAATTACATTGTCAGAACTATTAGCGGAAGAATATAAAGAAAAAGGAATTGCTTTTAATGTTTTGGCTTTAGGAGCGGTTAATACCGAAATGTTGCAAGAAGCTTTTCCAGGTTATGAAGCTCCACTTTCACCCAAAGAAATGGCAGACTATATTTTCGATTTCAGCTTAAATGGGAATAAATATTACAACGGGAAAGTTTTACAAGTAAGTTCTTCAACTCCATAA
- a CDS encoding SprT-like domain-containing protein translates to MSDVLQKYLPEHAVQPCFELIKANHVHLKIVNERVTRHGDYRKDAQGYHLITVNASLNKYRFLITLIHEIAHLVAFEKFGRHIKPHGNEWKYTFQQLMVPFIRPEIFPNQLLPLLARHFRNPKASSDTDATLSIALKEYDVKETDKNYIFEIPIGAKFRIHNGRVFKKIALRVKRYECVELQSGRIYLFQPNAEVELLPS, encoded by the coding sequence TTGAGCGACGTTTTACAAAAATATCTACCTGAACACGCAGTTCAACCTTGTTTTGAATTAATCAAAGCGAATCACGTACATCTTAAAATTGTGAATGAACGTGTAACCCGTCATGGCGATTATCGTAAAGATGCACAAGGCTATCATTTGATTACGGTTAATGCAAGTTTAAATAAATACCGATTTTTGATTACGTTAATACACGAGATTGCACATTTAGTGGCTTTTGAAAAGTTTGGACGACATATAAAACCGCATGGTAATGAATGGAAATATACATTCCAACAATTGATGGTTCCATTTATCCGACCAGAAATTTTTCCTAACCAATTATTACCACTTTTAGCGCGACATTTTAGAAATCCAAAAGCGAGTAGTGATACAGATGCCACTTTGTCTATTGCGCTAAAAGAATACGACGTAAAAGAAACCGATAAAAATTATATCTTTGAAATACCGATTGGCGCTAAGTTTCGTATTCACAACGGAAGAGTTTTTAAAAAAATAGCACTTCGAGTAAAACGTTATGAGTGTGTCGAATTACAATCAGGCAGAATTTATTTATTTCAACCCAATGCTGAAGTAGAATTATTACCAAGTTAA
- a CDS encoding MlaE family ABC transporter permease, whose translation MFVTRILSQTGKYFIMLKEVFNRPVKWSVMRQLIFKEIDDLIIDSLGIVSFISFFVGGVVAIQTALNLTNPLIPKYLIGFATRQSVILEFAPTFISIIMAGKMGSFITSSIGTMRVTEQIDALEVMGVNALNYLVFPKIIALLLFPFVIGLSMFLGVVGGYLAAVYGGFASSNEFITGIQEDFIPFHIAYAFIKTIVFALILATIPSFHGFYMKGGALEVGKASTVSFVWTSVVIILMNYVLTQMLLS comes from the coding sequence ATGTTTGTAACGAGAATTTTATCGCAAACCGGAAAATATTTTATCATGCTCAAAGAGGTTTTTAACCGACCTGTAAAATGGAGTGTGATGCGACAACTAATTTTTAAAGAAATAGATGATTTAATAATCGATTCATTGGGAATTGTATCTTTTATTTCCTTTTTCGTAGGTGGTGTTGTAGCCATTCAAACAGCATTAAATTTAACCAATCCGTTAATTCCAAAATACTTAATTGGTTTTGCAACGCGACAATCGGTAATTTTAGAGTTCGCCCCAACATTCATTTCCATCATTATGGCAGGAAAAATGGGTTCTTTTATTACGTCGAGTATTGGAACTATGCGTGTAACTGAACAAATTGATGCCTTAGAAGTAATGGGTGTAAATGCATTAAACTATTTGGTATTTCCTAAAATTATTGCCTTGTTACTTTTTCCATTCGTAATTGGATTGAGTATGTTTCTAGGTGTTGTTGGCGGTTATTTAGCTGCTGTTTACGGAGGATTTGCCTCTAGTAATGAATTCATTACAGGAATACAAGAAGATTTTATTCCGTTTCATATTGCTTATGCCTTTATTAAAACAATCGTATTTGCTTTAATTCTAGCAACAATTCCTTCATTTCATGGCTTTTACATGAAAGGTGGTGCACTTGAAGTAGGTAAAGCGAGTACTGTTTCTTTTGTTTGGACATCAGTAGTGATTATTTTAATGAATTATGTGTTAACCCAAATGTTATTAAGCTAA
- a CDS encoding mannose-1-phosphate guanylyltransferase has translation MNKKYYAIIMAGGVGSRFWPVSTTDFPKQFHDMLGTGDTLIQKTFTRLSQIIPKENILILTNEVYNDIVLKQLPMVKQEQIILEPAMRNTAPCILYASLKIKKQNPDAVMVVAPSDHWIEDEVQFCANLQHAFDFCEREDNLMTLGILPTFPNTGYGYIEFDKLDSRPVKKVKQFREKPDYATARKFIQSRNFLWNAGIFVWSVKSVLNAFQEFQPVMFDHFMKGYDDYNTSKESDFIKENYPLAENISVDYAILEKAQNVFVLPATFDWNDLGTWGSLHEKLDKDENNNAVVNARVLLENASNNIIRAEGKKLVVIDGLDDYIIVDKDDTLLIYPKSKEQEIKTIVSKLK, from the coding sequence ATGAACAAAAAATATTACGCAATTATAATGGCTGGCGGAGTTGGTTCTCGCTTTTGGCCTGTAAGTACAACCGACTTTCCTAAGCAATTTCACGATATGTTGGGAACAGGCGATACTTTAATACAGAAAACATTTACAAGGCTTTCTCAAATTATACCAAAAGAGAATATTTTGATTTTAACCAATGAAGTTTACAATGATATTGTTCTAAAGCAATTACCTATGGTAAAACAAGAGCAAATCATTTTAGAGCCAGCAATGCGAAATACCGCACCTTGTATTTTATATGCTTCATTAAAAATAAAAAAACAAAACCCAGATGCGGTTATGGTTGTTGCACCTTCTGATCATTGGATTGAAGATGAAGTACAATTTTGTGCCAATTTGCAACATGCCTTTGATTTTTGTGAACGAGAAGATAATTTAATGACATTAGGTATTTTACCAACATTTCCAAACACTGGTTACGGATATATTGAATTCGACAAATTAGATTCGAGGCCCGTAAAAAAAGTCAAACAGTTTAGGGAAAAGCCTGATTATGCTACAGCTCGAAAATTTATTCAAAGTCGAAACTTTTTATGGAATGCTGGAATTTTTGTTTGGAGTGTAAAATCGGTTTTGAATGCTTTTCAAGAATTTCAACCTGTTATGTTTGATCATTTTATGAAGGGTTATGACGATTATAATACGTCAAAAGAATCTGATTTTATAAAAGAAAATTACCCATTAGCAGAAAATATTTCGGTTGACTATGCTATTTTAGAAAAAGCGCAAAATGTTTTTGTCTTGCCAGCCACTTTCGATTGGAATGATTTGGGAACTTGGGGGTCATTACATGAAAAACTTGATAAAGATGAAAACAATAATGCTGTTGTAAATGCAAGAGTACTTTTGGAAAATGCCTCAAACAACATTATTCGTGCAGAAGGTAAAAAATTAGTTGTAATAGATGGATTGGATGATTATATCATTGTAGATAAAGACGATACATTGTTGATATATCCAAAAAGTAAAGAACAAGAAATCAAGACAATTGTTTCTAAATTGAAATAA
- a CDS encoding glycosyltransferase family 2 protein, which produces MQQKVVVIIVTYNGSKWLNKCLQSLQQSVLPVSVIAIDNASTDNSVAILKQFSFVEVIQSETNLGFGKANNIVIYKALEQNFDYYFLLNQDTWIEPDTIQKLVETAEQNHKFGIVSPMHFSAHETSLDTNFEMYWKRKTNSITHQVDEVPFVNAAAWLLSKEVIKKVGYFEPMFNHYGEDRNYADRVHYHGYSIVIVKESKIYHDRTITRNFQKDVKQSKYKMLAEVLNVNHNYIVGLLKAFRNVIGLPKYFSKFYSASKVFSMFWQLLGYYILLKLHFMTILKARRSYK; this is translated from the coding sequence GTGCAACAAAAAGTAGTCGTAATTATTGTTACTTACAACGGAAGTAAATGGTTGAATAAATGTTTACAATCGTTGCAACAATCGGTTTTGCCAGTTTCGGTAATTGCGATTGATAATGCTTCTACGGATAATTCGGTTGCAATTTTAAAGCAGTTTTCGTTTGTTGAGGTTATACAGTCGGAAACCAATTTAGGTTTTGGGAAAGCGAATAATATTGTAATTTATAAGGCTTTAGAGCAAAATTTTGATTATTATTTTTTATTGAATCAAGATACTTGGATTGAACCTGATACCATTCAAAAATTAGTAGAAACTGCTGAACAAAATCATAAATTTGGAATTGTTAGTCCGATGCATTTTTCTGCTCATGAAACAAGTTTAGATACTAATTTTGAGATGTATTGGAAAAGGAAAACAAATTCAATTACTCATCAAGTTGATGAGGTTCCTTTCGTAAATGCAGCGGCTTGGTTATTATCTAAAGAGGTAATTAAAAAAGTTGGCTATTTTGAGCCTATGTTCAATCATTATGGTGAAGATAGAAATTATGCCGATAGAGTTCATTATCATGGTTATTCTATTGTAATTGTAAAGGAATCAAAAATTTATCACGACAGAACAATTACCAGAAATTTTCAAAAGGATGTTAAGCAATCGAAATACAAAATGCTTGCAGAAGTTTTAAATGTGAATCATAATTATATTGTTGGTTTATTAAAAGCTTTTCGAAATGTAATTGGTTTACCTAAATATTTTTCGAAGTTTTATTCAGCTTCAAAAGTTTTTTCCATGTTTTGGCAATTGTTAGGTTATTATATACTTTTAAAGCTTCATTTTATGACCATTTTAAAAGCAAGGCGAAGCTATAAATAA
- a CDS encoding glycosyltransferase, which translates to MRYYIVIPAHNEAQFISLTLESLVNQTVLPAKIVVVNDNSTDETEVIVKSFIEKHNFISLVNNSSVAKHLPGSKVILAFNKGLEALDENYDFIVKADADLIFPKNYFETIIKHFQTDEKIGMAGGFCYIEKNGNWVLENLTDKDHIRGALKAYRKECFEQIGGLRTAMGWDTVDELLCKFYNWKIKTDENLHVKHLKPTGANYNKASRYKQGEAFYTLGYGFWITAIASLKLALRKGKPLLFIDYIKGYWKAKSNKKTLLVNEVQAKFIRNYRWKKMKEKIFRF; encoded by the coding sequence ATGAGATATTACATCGTAATACCAGCACACAACGAAGCTCAATTTATAAGTTTAACATTAGAATCTTTGGTTAACCAAACTGTTTTACCTGCAAAAATTGTGGTGGTGAATGATAATTCTACCGATGAAACTGAAGTAATTGTAAAATCATTCATTGAAAAACACAACTTTATTTCATTAGTCAATAATTCATCTGTAGCTAAGCATTTACCAGGAAGTAAAGTTATTTTAGCCTTTAACAAAGGGTTAGAAGCTCTAGATGAAAACTATGATTTTATAGTAAAAGCTGATGCCGATTTAATATTTCCAAAAAACTACTTCGAAACAATTATCAAACATTTTCAAACAGATGAAAAAATTGGAATGGCTGGCGGATTTTGCTACATCGAGAAAAACGGAAATTGGGTTTTAGAAAACTTAACCGATAAAGATCATATTCGTGGCGCATTGAAAGCTTATCGAAAAGAATGTTTTGAACAAATTGGCGGTTTACGAACCGCTATGGGTTGGGATACTGTTGATGAATTATTGTGTAAATTTTACAATTGGAAAATTAAAACTGATGAAAACCTTCATGTAAAACATTTAAAACCAACTGGTGCCAATTACAATAAAGCTTCCCGTTATAAGCAGGGAGAAGCCTTTTATACTTTAGGTTACGGATTTTGGATTACTGCAATAGCTTCTTTAAAATTAGCTTTACGCAAAGGAAAACCACTTTTATTTATTGATTACATTAAGGGTTATTGGAAAGCAAAATCCAATAAAAAAACACTTTTAGTAAACGAAGTACAAGCCAAGTTTATTAGAAATTATCGCTGGAAAAAAATGAAAGAAAAAATCTTCAGATTTTAA
- a CDS encoding DUF389 domain-containing protein, which produces MENENKSAFSEAVANFKIFLKETFDIYHDTDRHATIEDIKAGVDMRGQNAWVLVFSILIASTGLNTSSTAVVIGAMLISPLMGPILGMGLSLGIYDTDLLRKSIKNFGVMVVLSLATSFIFFSVPLFQNETPEIIARTSPSVLDIIIALSGGLALIVALSRRNRSTNTIAGVAIATALMPPLCTAGYGLATGKWTFFGGAMFLFTINTIFIATATYIVVKFLRFPLKEYADANRKKRISQILSFIALAIFIPSVYFFYKLYKKSDFEQKVTSVLLDLKEDKGIGVFDVNPDFEEKTISFAVIGTNLDAKEIKTIQDKIAKLGYENVKVQVLQDLQSKQTLSRLSEIENSYLTTQQLLMKKEEQILEKDKEIFSLKNQINHGTNVSFVDVSDEIKSLNDKVEEVSFYNVLRTNFKTIDTIPHFVIQFKKEVDNAEVKSQIEKYKKWLQAKLKNEKVIVESK; this is translated from the coding sequence ATGGAAAATGAAAACAAAAGTGCTTTTTCGGAAGCAGTTGCTAATTTTAAAATTTTTCTAAAGGAAACTTTTGATATATATCATGATACAGACCGACATGCCACTATAGAAGATATTAAAGCAGGTGTTGATATGCGTGGGCAAAATGCGTGGGTATTAGTGTTTTCTATTTTAATTGCTTCCACAGGTCTTAACACAAGTTCAACGGCAGTTGTTATTGGAGCCATGTTAATATCACCTTTAATGGGGCCTATTTTAGGGATGGGATTGTCATTAGGAATTTATGATACTGATTTACTTCGTAAATCCATCAAAAACTTTGGAGTGATGGTCGTGTTGAGTTTGGCGACATCTTTCATATTCTTTAGTGTTCCCTTATTTCAAAATGAAACTCCAGAGATTATTGCTCGAACTTCTCCAAGTGTTTTAGATATTATAATAGCGCTTTCGGGTGGATTAGCTTTAATAGTTGCTTTAAGTAGAAGGAATCGTTCTACTAATACGATTGCAGGGGTTGCAATTGCCACAGCTTTAATGCCTCCATTGTGTACCGCAGGTTATGGATTAGCAACGGGGAAATGGACATTTTTTGGTGGCGCCATGTTTTTGTTTACAATTAATACAATTTTTATTGCAACAGCTACATATATTGTGGTTAAATTCTTGCGTTTTCCATTAAAAGAATATGCAGATGCAAATAGAAAGAAAAGGATTTCACAAATTTTAAGTTTTATCGCTTTAGCAATTTTTATTCCTAGTGTTTATTTCTTTTATAAGTTATATAAAAAATCTGATTTCGAACAAAAGGTTACTTCAGTTCTTCTCGACTTAAAAGAAGATAAGGGAATTGGAGTATTTGATGTAAATCCAGATTTTGAGGAAAAAACGATTTCTTTTGCTGTAATTGGTACAAATTTAGATGCAAAGGAAATAAAAACTATTCAAGATAAAATTGCAAAATTGGGTTATGAAAACGTGAAAGTACAAGTTTTACAAGATTTACAGAGCAAACAAACACTTTCAAGATTATCTGAAATTGAAAATTCTTACTTAACAACGCAACAATTGTTAATGAAAAAAGAAGAGCAAATTTTAGAGAAAGACAAAGAAATATTCAGTTTGAAAAATCAAATTAATCACGGTACTAATGTTTCTTTTGTAGACGTTTCAGATGAAATAAAAAGTCTTAATGACAAAGTAGAAGAAGTTTCTTTCTATAATGTATTAAGGACTAATTTTAAAACCATAGATACGATTCCACATTTTGTAATTCAATTTAAAAAAGAAGTTGATAATGCTGAAGTAAAATCTCAGATTGAAAAATATAAGAAGTGGCTTCAAGCCAAACTTAAAAATGAAAAAGTAATTGTTGAATCTAAATAA
- a CDS encoding ABC transporter ATP-binding protein: MIEVKDIEKSFGTQKVLKGISTRFEAGETSLVIGQSGSGKTVFLKSLLGIHTPESGTISFDGRIYSKMLKDEKQDLRTEIGMVFQGSALFDSMTVEENIGFPLKMFSKKTPKEIKERVDFVIERVNLVEAHHKKPSEISGGMQKRVAIARAIVNNPKYLFCDEPNSGLDPKTAIVIDNLIQEITKEYNITTVINTHDMNSVMEIGEKIVFLKNGLLEWEGSNKEIFKTNNEAVTDFVYSSELFKRVRKMYLDDDK; the protein is encoded by the coding sequence ATGATTGAAGTTAAAGACATCGAAAAATCTTTTGGAACACAAAAAGTATTAAAAGGTATAAGCACAAGGTTTGAAGCTGGAGAAACAAGTTTAGTTATCGGTCAAAGTGGTTCTGGTAAAACTGTTTTTTTAAAATCTTTATTAGGTATTCATACTCCAGAAAGCGGTACTATTTCTTTTGATGGAAGAATTTATTCCAAGATGTTGAAAGATGAAAAACAAGACTTACGTACCGAAATTGGAATGGTTTTTCAAGGAAGTGCTTTGTTTGACAGCATGACGGTTGAAGAGAATATTGGCTTCCCTTTGAAAATGTTTTCTAAAAAAACGCCGAAAGAAATAAAAGAACGAGTTGACTTTGTAATTGAACGCGTTAATCTTGTGGAAGCCCACCATAAAAAACCTTCTGAAATTTCAGGTGGAATGCAAAAGCGTGTTGCCATTGCAAGAGCCATTGTAAACAATCCAAAATATTTATTTTGTGACGAACCCAACTCTGGATTAGATCCTAAAACAGCTATTGTAATAGATAATTTAATTCAAGAAATCACAAAAGAATACAACATTACAACCGTAATTAATACCCACGATATGAACTCGGTGATGGAAATTGGCGAGAAGATTGTATTCCTTAAAAATGGTTTACTGGAATGGGAAGGTTCTAACAAAGAAATTTTCAAAACCAATAATGAAGCTGTAACCGATTTTGTTTACTCATCAGAATTATTCAAACGAGTTAGAAAAATGTACTTAGATGACGATAAATAA